The genomic interval AATTACAAAACTCACTCCCATTATTAAACAAAAACCCCTGTTGTAGTTGTAGTAGTGATGGGGTTGATCTAGTGGTGGTAGTAGTAGTACAAGTTGGCCCAATTTCAGCAGCTTTCTGCAACAAAGCTGTAGCTGACATATTTCCCATCTTGGTTTGATTCATTTGCTGTAATTGATGGCTGTATAATGAAGAAACTCCTCCATTATTCATCATTAACCCTTGATTTTgattatgattaatataataatcACCCATTGTTAATTGGTTTCCCCAAACTCCATCTTCACCGTACATCATCATCGGCCCCCCAATCATTTGAACATTGCTTCTTATTGTCATTGTTGCTTCCTTCACTAAAATTGGCTTCAAAATTGAACCAAAGTGTTGGCCCGTGAATAACCCTGTTTTATCTTCTATGCACCCTCCACCCATTGAATTATAGTTGAAATTATTGCTTACTGTTGTTCCTACTTTTACTCTTGCTGTTTCTTCTGCTAATGCATCGCAAAATGCCCTGTGAGTTATGAAGCTATCTCTCCTGTGTTTCACACAATTTCCATACTGattaaaacataattaattagttaattaattatttacatttaattattagagttatatatatatatatttactgaGAATGTCCAATGTTAATACATTGACTGAGATTGATGATAcaacatccacatacattaGACATGACTGTGAGATGGGTTgataaataatgtattaaacatggtatgtcatttactatggctatatgtatttaaatattaagattatatgttttttgtgtgagtaatgttttttgttttttttttttttttttttttttgtagattgaCATGGAAACTTCAACAAGTAGCAGTGAGGATGATAGAAATATGATCCCATAAAAATATAGTAGAATAAGTATACCACGTGGCCTAACTACAATGTCTGAGTTGGCACAAATAAGGACATGTAGGCAATGGTTGACCATTGATTATAATGAACATGGACAACTAGTTGGATCTGGAGCAAAAAAGATGCAGAGTTATATAGGAGTTTGTGTTCGACAACAAATTCCTATAACGTATGATTCTTGGAAAAAAGTTCCAAATCATTTAAAAGACAAACCTTTTGATTGTATAGCGGTATGTTTTCTAAACTTTatagtagtttattagtttattatttaactaCTTTTTTCATTGTGCAAATATCGTTCAATGTGGACTCTAAGTCCAAACATTGTATACTAATGTCTGCATCTAGGAAGTTTCGGACTTTCAAGTCAATGTTGACTCAAAAGTTCATACTTCCATTTAAGAATGAACCTTCAGTCTTGCAATTCCCACCGCAACAATATTCTCATATAGAGCAAGATCATTGGACATCGTTCGTCAATGAACGATTGAGTGAA from Benincasa hispida cultivar B227 chromosome 10, ASM972705v1, whole genome shotgun sequence carries:
- the LOC120089171 gene encoding zinc finger protein NUTCRACKER-like encodes the protein MSNYGNCVKHRRDSFITHRAFCDALAEETARVKVGTTVSNNFNYNSMGGGCIEDKTGLFTGQHFGSILKPILVKEATMTIRSNVQMIGGPMMMYGEDGVWGNQLTMGDYYINHNQNQGLMMNNGGVSSLYSHQLQQMNQTKMGNMSATALLQKAAEIGPTCTTTTTTRSTPSLLQLQQGFLFNNGSEFCNSSSTTSRPIIVVENENNGNGNEMYTAKQRRTHSEFECGSGSGSGITGIGETREQDNVLINSSKHSITIELTDSSTDQSN